One genomic window of Mercenaria mercenaria strain notata chromosome 2, MADL_Memer_1, whole genome shotgun sequence includes the following:
- the LOC128553136 gene encoding integumentary mucin C.1-like: MDIKFTIAVLLVTLGGRNGGHVEGSTTPAPSCLKGTCTGADESCLKNVTTKCAFIGSCTKSVTKTGKLVTVKVDCGLAKCPTTAPTPASTSAPTTASTAAPVTTAAPAASTTTSTAAPAPTAGRKRRAASTTPSDCCTTALCNQYQDHSPDSAAFRLQTNVFYFVGISLLLILLT; this comes from the exons ATGGATATAAAGTTTACAATTGCAGTATTGT tggtgACTCTTGGTGGCAGAAATGGTGGGCATGTTGAGG gttCAACGACACCAGCG CCTTCTTGTTTAAAAGGAACCTGCACTGGAGCAGACGAATCCTGCCTAAAAAACGTTACAACGAAATGTGCTTTTATAGGAAGTTGTACG AAATCAGTGACGAAGACAGGCAAGCTAGTGACTGTCAAAGTAGATTGCGGATTAGCAAAATGCCCTACAACAGCACCAACACCAGCATCAACATCAGCACCAACAACAGCATCAACAGCAGCCCCAGTAACAACAGCAGCCCCAGCAGCATCAACAACAACATCGACAGCAGCTCCAGCTCCAACAGCTGGAAGAAAAAGAAGAGCAGCATCAACAACACCAAGTGACTGTTGTACCACAGCTCTTTGCAACCAATATCAAGATCATTCTCCTGACTCAGCCGCTTTCAGGCTTCAGACAAACGTGTTTTACTTCGTAGGAATTAGTTTGCTTCTAATTTTACTAACGTAA
- the LOC128548439 gene encoding uncharacterized protein LOC128548439, whose product MIASAQNSTSNDTESTDQSTEPNSTAVVKSTTVQAAATTKVVCLNGTCNGSDESCVKNISGTCPFKGSCTKQVQTTGQKTKVTVGCGASACPKTTTTPSLTTTYTCCETALCNKYEPPKSAAVSFRSNMFYFVSIVILAFVL is encoded by the exons ATGATTGCATCTGCACAAAATTCAACGTCTAATGATACAGAAAGTACAGATCAATCTACAG AACCAAATAGTACAGCAGTTGTAAAATCCACCACTGTACAGGCAGCAGCAACAACAAAG gttgtatGTCTTAATGGAACATGCAATGGGAGCGACGAATCTTGTGTCAAGAACATTTCTGGGACATGTCCTTTTAAAGGTAGTTGCACG AAACAAGTACAAACCACTGGACAAAAGACTAAAGTAACAGTAGGATGTGGAGCCAGTGCTTGTCCAAAGACGACTACTACACCTTCACTAACGACAACATACACTTGCTGTGAAACTGCTCTCTGCAACAAGTATGAACCTCCTAAGTCAGCAGCTGTCAGCTTCCGTTCGAACATGTTTTACTTTGTCAGCATTGTTATTCTGGCATTTGTACTGTAG